The window GCTGGCTGGCCCCATAGACCGGGTCGCCCAGGCACGGGGTGCTCCGGCTGGCCAGATGCACACGGATCTGGTGCGTGCGGCCGGTTTCCAGCCGGCAGGCGACCCGCGCCGCCAGGGGCTTGTCCGCCGGTCCGAAGACGTCCTCGACACGATAGTGGGTAATGGCTTCGCGGCCACCGCTCTTCAGGATCGCCATCTTCTTGCGGTCGTGGGGGGAGCGACCCAGTTGGGTCTGGATCGTGGCCCTGTCGGGATGCGGGGCCCCCCGGGTCAGGGCGATGTAGAGCCGGTCGATGTCATGGGTCGAAAACAGCGCCGACAGACCCTGATGGGCGGCGTCGGTCTTGGCCGCGACCATGACACCGGAGGTCTCCTTGTCCAGCCGGTGGACGATGCCCGGACGGGCCACCCCGCCGACGCCTGACAGGCTGCCCCGGCAGTGATGCAGCAGGGCATGGACCAGGGTGCCGGTATAGTTGCCGGGCGCCGGATGGGCGGCCATCCCGGGCGGCTTGTCGACCACGATCAGGTGGGCGTCCTCATAGAGGATGCTCAGCGGGATGTCCTCGGGCGAAGGCTCCGCCGCGATCGGCTCGGGGATCTGCAGCTGATAGAGGCCCGGGCGGGCCTTTTGCGAGCCATCGGTCAGGGCCCGACCGTCCAGGCTGAGCCGGCCATCGGCGATCAGGGCCTGCAGGCGAGCGCGCGACAGGCTCTCGAACCGTGCCGCCAGAATCTTGTCCAGGCGCTCCCCAGCGTCATCCGCCGTCAGAGCAACCTCAAGCCGGGCCTCGGTTTGTGGCACCTGAACCTCGGTCTCGATGTCGTCTGTATCGTCGTCCAGCGGGCTCAAGGGTGTTTCATCGCTCCGTCGCAATCCCGTCGCGCGTCCGACACCGGCGGTGCCTATCCGCCGGGAGCTTAGTTCCAGCTTGTCGTCGAAGGGGATAATCGATGCGCGCGATCCACACCACCTTGCTGATGTCTGCCACCAGTGTTCTGGCGCTCAGCCTCGCCTCCATGGCCGTTGCGGCCGACGTCGATGCCCCGGCTGACGCCGCTCAGGTCGAGCAGGTTGTCGTCACCGCCCAGAAGCGCGAGCAGAAGGCCATGGATGTGCCGGTCTCGCTGACCGCCTATTCGGGCTCGACGCTCGAGATGCTGGGCGTTCAGGAGTTCGAGGAGCTGTCGCTTTTCGTTCCGGGTTTCGAGGTCCAGAACCAGTCGCCCAACAATCCGGGCTTCGTGATGCGCGGCATTACGTCGGACTCGGGCGAGGCCACCAACGAGCCGCGCGTTTCAGTCTATCAGGACGGGGTCTCGATCTCGAAGTCGCGCGGTTCCTATGTCGAGCTATTCGACCTGGAGCGCGTCGAAGTGGCCAAGGGCCCGCAATCGACCCTCTATGGTCGCGGCGCGCTGATCGGCGCGGTCAACATCATCCAGGCCAAGGCGCGGCCCGGCTATGCCGCCTCGGCGCGGTTTGAGGGCGGCAACTTCGGCTACCTGATGGCCGAGGGCATGTTCAACGCGCCGGTCACTGACACCCTGTCGATCCGCATCGCCGGCCGGATCAAGCACCGCGACGGCTATGTGAAGAACCTGCTGGTCGGCGAGGACTTCAACTCGACCCAGACGACCGCGCTGCGCGTGGCCCTGAACTGGCGGCCGACCGAGCGTTTCGACGCCGACCTGCTGGTCAACTACCAGTCCGACAGCCCGTCGGGGACCTCGTTCAAGTCGCTGACCTATCTGCCGACCGACCCGGCCACGGGCGCGGTGCTGGGTGATCTGGGTCGCAATTCGGGCGCGGCCCTGGCCACCGTGGCCGGCTTCGAGAACGACCAGAAGCTGGGCCTCGAGCGCGACGTGTTCAGTGTCACCGGCCTGGCCCGGTACAAGATCAATGATGCGCTTTCTCTGGCCTCGACGACCGCCTTCCGCCGCTTTGCGGGCGAGGAGATCTTTGACGCTGACGGCTTCTCGCTGCCGCTGTTCACCTTCGCCGAGGACGCCCAGGGCAAGTCGGCCAGCCAGGACCTGCGTCTGAACTATGACGCCGGCGGTTCGGTCACCGCCTTCGGCGGGCTCAGCTATTTCTGGGAAGACGGCAGCCAGCGCGTGCCGCTGCTGTTCAACGAAAAGGTCTTTGCCGCCCGCGCCGGCGCGATCCCGGGCTTCGTCAGGCCCAATGTCGCCGGTCTGGCCTTCATCAATGCGATCCCGTCCTTTGGGCCGCTCAAGAGCCAGCACCTGGAAACCTTCACCAACTACGGCAAGACCAAGTCTTATGACGCCTATGGCGATGTGACCTGGAAGGCGACCGACAAGCTCGAGCTGGCGGCCGGCCTGCGCTACACCTATGACGACAAGGAAAGCGGCTACGGCGTCGTCCTGGGCAATGGCGGCTCGGTGCTGGGCGGCAGCACGCCGACCACGCCGCGCGGCCTGTTCGTGCAGCCTACCACCAATGGTCAGGCCCAGTACAAGAGCTTCACCGACAACGGCATCACCTACCGGGTCGTCGGCCGCTATGCGGTTAGCCCTGACGCCAACCTCTATGCCTCGGTCGCCACCGGCCGCCGCCCCAAGGTTCTGTCGGGCGGCGGCCCGGCCGTCCCGGGTGGTCCCGCTCGCTTCACCGCCGTGCCGGCCGAGGAGGTCATTTCCTACGAGATCGGCTCCAAGGTCGCCCTGCTGGATCGCCGCCTGACCCTCGAGGGCGCGGTCTATCGCTATGACTACGAAAACTTCCAGACCTCGATCCGCAACTCGGCGGGGCAGATCGTCACGACCAATGCCGGCGAGGCCTCAGCGACCGGCTTCGAGGGGCAGGCGACCTTCCAGGTGACGGCCAATGCGACGGTGTTCGGCACCTACGCCCATAGCGAAGCGCGCTTCGGCAACGGTCTGTTCAAGGACAACAGCTTCCGCCTGTCGCCCGATGACAGCTTCTCGCTGGGTGCCAATGTGGCGTTCGATGCCCCTATCGGCCGCTTCACCATCACCCCGACCTATACCTGGCAGTCGGAAGTGTTCTTCGACAACAACAACGACCGCGCGGTGCTGCAGACCACGGGCGATGCCATCCAGGACGAGAAGCAGAAGGCCTATGGCCTGATGAACCTGCGCATCGGCTATCAGCCCAGCAAGGACAGCGCCATCAAGATCGAGGCGTTTGCGACCAACCTGCTCGAGCAGGACTATATCAAGGACGCTGGCAATACCGGCGACGCCTTCGGCATCCCCACCTTCATCGCCGGCGAGCCGCGCTTTGTTGGCGTGGCGCTGTCGATCAAGCGCTAGAAACGTCTATCCGCTCTGCCCGGCCCTGGCCGGGCAGAGCGGGATTCCTGATACCTATTTCCCGATCGCCTCTGCCTCATGGCCGGCGATCGAGCCGTCCTTGAACAGGTACTTGCGCAGCTGTTCGTCGGTCTCCGGATCGTCACGGCGCAGCCATTCCAGCAGCATGGCGGCGTGTTCCAGCTCCTCGCGGGCGTTGTGCAGCAGGATCTTTTTCAGCTCGACGTCGTCGCAATCGTCAGCACGCTGACGGTACCAGTCAACCGCCTCGAATTCCTCGATCAGCGAGGTGATGGCGTAGTGGCGGTTGAGGCTCTTGCGGCTAAGTTTTTCGCGGGGGACGTGAAGGCCTTCACTCGGCATGCGTCATCTTCCTGTTGTGCAGTGGCGCTAACGCACGAGACGCCCAAACGGTGCCGTGGACCCAGGAAAGACATCCCATGAAGATCGATCGTCGCAAGGCTCTCGCCTTTCTCGGCCTGGGTGGCACCGCCGGGGCTGGAAGCAGTGTTTCGGCGCAGGCGCTGACCCCTCACAAGGGCGCGGTGGCCTTCGAGCATGGCGTCGCCAGCGGCGATCCCGGCCAGACCCGGGTCATTCTCTGGACCCGCGTCACGCTCAAGGCGCCCTCCGGCGGTGATGTCCTGGTCGAGCTGCAGGTGGCGTCGGACCCGGACTTCAAGACCCTGGTTCAGACCCGCAAGGGTCTGACGGCCCGGCCCGGCGCCGACTGGACGATCAAGGTCGATCTCGATGGCCCGGGCCTGAAGCCGGGCACCGACTACTGGTATCGTTTTGTGGCCCATGGCGTGACCTCGCCGGTCGGCCGCACCCGCACCCTGCCGGCCGGGCCGACCAAGGACGTGGTCCTGGCCGTGGCCTCATGCTCGCTCTATTCGAACGGCTATTTCAACGCCTATGACGCCATTGCCAGACTGCCGCGTGTCGACGCGGTGCTGCACCTGGGCGACTACATCTACGAATATGGCGGCGAGCCCAAGGACTACGGCATGAACTCGCCGGTCGCGGCTCAGCGCATGCCTGATCCCCTGCACGAGATCGTCAGCCTCGACGACTATCGGCGTCGTCACGCGCGCTACAAGTCCGACCCGATGCTGCAGGCCGCTCATGCCCGCGCACCCTGGATCGTGGTCTGGGACGATCACGAGACCGCCAATGACAGCTGGCAGGGCGGGGCCGAGAACCATGACCCCGACAAGGGTGAGGGCGACTGGGCGGCACGCAAGGCTGCGGCCCTGAAGGCCTATTACGAATGGATGCCGATCCGCGAGCCGAGCGCCGGAACCCTGCCGGAGGCCAGCTGGCGCGGGTTCCAGTTCGGCGACGTTGCCACCCTGCTGATGACCGAGACGCGTCTGACCGCGCGGTCCGAGCAACTGAGCTATGCCACCGATCTTCCGATCGTGGACGGCAAGCCCGATGTGGCCGCCTTCTCTGCCAAATGGAAGGATCCGGCCCGCCGCCTGCTGGGCGAGGCCCAGGCCCAATGGCTGGCCGGGCAGGTCAAGGCCTCGGTCAAGGCCGGCAGCGCCTGGCAGGTGCTGGGCAACCAGATCGTCATGGCCCGCGTCGCCGGTCCCAACCTGAAGACCCTGCTGGGTGACAGGTTCGAGCCGGCACTGGCCAAGCTGCCGGCCTCTGTTCGCGAACGTGTGGTGCAGGGCGTGGCCCTGTCGGCCCTGGGCTTGCCCTATAATCTCGACGCCTGGGACGGTTATCCCGCCGATCGCGAGCGCCTCTATGACCTGTTCAAGAGCGCCGGGGCCCATCCGATCGTATTGTCGGGCGACAGCCATTCCTTCTGGGCCAACGAACTGTTCGACCAGGGCGGCAGCAAGCGGGTCGCGGCCGAGTTCGGGACCACGGGCATCACCTCCCCGGGCTATGGCGACATCCTGCCGGGCATACCGTTGGGACAGGCCTTTGCGGCGCGCAACCCCGAGGTCAAGTTCGCGGATCCAGGGGCCAAGGGCTTCGTGCTGCTGACCCTCGAGCACGGCCGGGCGACCAGCGAGATGATCGCCGTTTCGACCATCCTCGCGCCGACCTATACGACGCGGGTGCTTAAGCGGTTCGTGGTCACGCCGACCGGGGGCGGTGGCGTCGAGGCCCTGGCCGAAGCCTAGCGCCGCTCCAGGGCCAGGCGCAGGCCGAAGGCGATGAAGACGCTGCCGGTGATCCGGTCCAGTCCCCGGATCACCGAGGCCTCGCGCAAAAGTCCGGCCAGGGGGACCGTGGCGGCGATCAGCAGCCCGGCCCAGATCAGGCCCAGGATGACATGCAGCCCCGCCAGCAGGGCACCGAAGCTGGCCGGGTCGGCACCGGCCGGAACGAACTGCGGCAGGAACGAGATGTAGAAGACACCGACCTTGGGATTGAGCAGATTGGTCAACAGGCCGCGCCGCAGGGCCGCGAAGGCGCTGCCGCCGGCCGAGGTCAGGACCCCGGGCTCAAAGCTGCTGCGGGGCCTGATCAGCATCTGGCTGCCGATCCACACCAGATAGGCGGCACCGGCCCATTTCAGGGCCGTATAGGCCAGGGCAGAGGCCGTCAGCAGGGCACCTGCGCCACAGGCGGCCGCTACGCCCCAGACCAGGCAGCCGATTCCGATACCCAGCGCCGCCGCCAAGGCCCGCCGCGGCCCCTCGCTGGCGGCGGTGCGCAGCACCAGAGCCGTGTCGAGGCCTGGCGTGATGGTCAGAAGCAGGGCGGCGAAACCGAAGGCCAGCAGGGCCTGGAGGGTGGTCATGGGCGGCGCTCGCGACGGGTGGGCCTTTGTCAACCAATCCATGGTCCGATGGACACATGACCACAAGCCGCAACCGCATGCCTGGCCTGGACGCCCTGCGCGGCGTTGCCGCCCTGCTGGTGCTGCTGTTCCACACCCGCGGCATGGTCCTGCCGACCTCGGTGCTGAGCCACGGCTATCTCGCGGTCGACCTGTTCTTCGTGATCAGCGGCCTGGTTCTGGCCCGCGCCCATGACGACGCCCTGAGGGACGGCGGCGGGCGGAAGTTCATGCGACGACGCCTGGTCCGGCTCTATCCGATGGTGCTGCTCGGCATGGCGGTCGGCTCGGCCCTGCTGCTGGCGTTCGGCATGGATCTGACGACGGTCGGCATCCTGATCGGCCTGGCGGTGCTGTTCATTCCCTTCACCGACGCGACGGATGTCTTTCCGCTGAACGGGCCGCAATGGTCGCTGTTCTGGGAGCTGGCGGTGAACCTGCTCTATGCGGTGGTGGCACCCTGGCTGACCTTCCGGCGACTGGTCATTCTTACGATCGTGGGCGGGATTGCCCATGTCCTGCTGGCCTTGCAGTTCGGCACGGGATCGCTGGGGCCGCACACGGGCGACTGGTTTGCCGGCGGACCGCGGGTGATCTTCGGCTT of the Caulobacter henricii genome contains:
- a CDS encoding RluA family pseudouridine synthase; its protein translation is MPQTEARLEVALTADDAGERLDKILAARFESLSRARLQALIADGRLSLDGRALTDGSQKARPGLYQLQIPEPIAAEPSPEDIPLSILYEDAHLIVVDKPPGMAAHPAPGNYTGTLVHALLHHCRGSLSGVGGVARPGIVHRLDKETSGVMVAAKTDAAHQGLSALFSTHDIDRLYIALTRGAPHPDRATIQTQLGRSPHDRKKMAILKSGGREAITHYRVEDVFGPADKPLAARVACRLETGRTHQIRVHLASRSTPCLGDPVYGASQPAAAVKVLIESLGFSRQALHAAVLGFVHPITGETLRFETPLPADMAGLEAGLKAL
- a CDS encoding TonB-dependent receptor; protein product: MRAIHTTLLMSATSVLALSLASMAVAADVDAPADAAQVEQVVVTAQKREQKAMDVPVSLTAYSGSTLEMLGVQEFEELSLFVPGFEVQNQSPNNPGFVMRGITSDSGEATNEPRVSVYQDGVSISKSRGSYVELFDLERVEVAKGPQSTLYGRGALIGAVNIIQAKARPGYAASARFEGGNFGYLMAEGMFNAPVTDTLSIRIAGRIKHRDGYVKNLLVGEDFNSTQTTALRVALNWRPTERFDADLLVNYQSDSPSGTSFKSLTYLPTDPATGAVLGDLGRNSGAALATVAGFENDQKLGLERDVFSVTGLARYKINDALSLASTTAFRRFAGEEIFDADGFSLPLFTFAEDAQGKSASQDLRLNYDAGGSVTAFGGLSYFWEDGSQRVPLLFNEKVFAARAGAIPGFVRPNVAGLAFINAIPSFGPLKSQHLETFTNYGKTKSYDAYGDVTWKATDKLELAAGLRYTYDDKESGYGVVLGNGGSVLGGSTPTTPRGLFVQPTTNGQAQYKSFTDNGITYRVVGRYAVSPDANLYASVATGRRPKVLSGGGPAVPGGPARFTAVPAEEVISYEIGSKVALLDRRLTLEGAVYRYDYENFQTSIRNSAGQIVTTNAGEASATGFEGQATFQVTANATVFGTYAHSEARFGNGLFKDNSFRLSPDDSFSLGANVAFDAPIGRFTITPTYTWQSEVFFDNNNDRAVLQTTGDAIQDEKQKAYGLMNLRIGYQPSKDSAIKIEAFATNLLEQDYIKDAGNTGDAFGIPTFIAGEPRFVGVALSIKR
- a CDS encoding ferritin family protein — protein: MPSEGLHVPREKLSRKSLNRHYAITSLIEEFEAVDWYRQRADDCDDVELKKILLHNAREELEHAAMLLEWLRRDDPETDEQLRKYLFKDGSIAGHEAEAIGK
- a CDS encoding alkaline phosphatase D family protein, whose protein sequence is MKIDRRKALAFLGLGGTAGAGSSVSAQALTPHKGAVAFEHGVASGDPGQTRVILWTRVTLKAPSGGDVLVELQVASDPDFKTLVQTRKGLTARPGADWTIKVDLDGPGLKPGTDYWYRFVAHGVTSPVGRTRTLPAGPTKDVVLAVASCSLYSNGYFNAYDAIARLPRVDAVLHLGDYIYEYGGEPKDYGMNSPVAAQRMPDPLHEIVSLDDYRRRHARYKSDPMLQAAHARAPWIVVWDDHETANDSWQGGAENHDPDKGEGDWAARKAAALKAYYEWMPIREPSAGTLPEASWRGFQFGDVATLLMTETRLTARSEQLSYATDLPIVDGKPDVAAFSAKWKDPARRLLGEAQAQWLAGQVKASVKAGSAWQVLGNQIVMARVAGPNLKTLLGDRFEPALAKLPASVRERVVQGVALSALGLPYNLDAWDGYPADRERLYDLFKSAGAHPIVLSGDSHSFWANELFDQGGSKRVAAEFGTTGITSPGYGDILPGIPLGQAFAARNPEVKFADPGAKGFVLLTLEHGRATSEMIAVSTILAPTYTTRVLKRFVVTPTGGGGVEALAEA
- a CDS encoding LysE family translocator, translated to MTTLQALLAFGFAALLLTITPGLDTALVLRTAASEGPRRALAAALGIGIGCLVWGVAAACGAGALLTASALAYTALKWAGAAYLVWIGSQMLIRPRSSFEPGVLTSAGGSAFAALRRGLLTNLLNPKVGVFYISFLPQFVPAGADPASFGALLAGLHVILGLIWAGLLIAATVPLAGLLREASVIRGLDRITGSVFIAFGLRLALERR
- a CDS encoding acyltransferase family protein — translated: MTTSRNRMPGLDALRGVAALLVLLFHTRGMVLPTSVLSHGYLAVDLFFVISGLVLARAHDDALRDGGGRKFMRRRLVRLYPMVLLGMAVGSALLLAFGMDLTTVGILIGLAVLFIPFTDATDVFPLNGPQWSLFWELAVNLLYAVVAPWLTFRRLVILTIVGGIAHVLLALQFGTGSLGPHTGDWFAGGPRVIFGFFAGVLLARRLESGRLRIPVLPIWVNLAVVCAILSAPVPEAGRAAFDLVAALVVFPLLVGSAARAEVGRGRSLLDGLAAISYALYALHIPILSAAAEIIARGVLPGVPGLLIGGVALVIALLAAIVAHRVFEPWAALRLRNLGRAQPRSTSLPSSQTR